Proteins found in one Candidatus Latescibacterota bacterium genomic segment:
- a CDS encoding tetratricopeptide repeat protein has translation MSKVSQLRQKAQTFLKKGKIDKAIEEYKKLLSVESRNPNLYNELGDIYLRASDRVQAVSAFEKASANYEKVALYNNAVAVCKKILRIIPNRLETIFKLGELKGKQKLLGEAENYFSQYFDAIIADPKSAGEEIQERIEGVLELIPDCEGIWSKASDVFSHLEIKSRAAEILAELIARNSLSGDPQRINFYRSRLDLLKQALKRDEIEKIDAIISVAAADTPKVETPGTPDTSGPEADLDGAGIKLTDYASEVASDQNAAMGEPAAVEAEHVIEEEPAAVETEHVIDEEATAGENEYAIDEENDSGAVDTSGSGDLSDLLEEEDAIIENESSIKNLAEEITSNVEEDDFRSHYDLGMAYIEMGLFGDAVKELQISARSEQLQLQSLEMVGLCFLSMDTPGLAVKQLERGLQISKQSGGESMGIHYNLGLAFEALDDPEKAREHFEEVYIVDVTFRDISEKMKKFSTVS, from the coding sequence GTGAGTAAGGTTAGTCAGCTGAGACAAAAGGCACAGACTTTCCTCAAGAAGGGGAAGATCGACAAGGCGATCGAGGAGTACAAAAAGCTTCTCTCGGTGGAGTCGCGCAATCCAAATCTATATAACGAACTGGGTGATATATATCTGAGGGCAAGTGACAGGGTCCAGGCAGTCTCCGCTTTTGAGAAGGCTTCGGCCAATTACGAGAAAGTAGCCCTGTACAATAACGCAGTGGCCGTATGTAAAAAGATATTGAGAATAATACCGAACCGGCTCGAGACGATTTTCAAGCTTGGAGAGCTCAAGGGTAAGCAGAAACTCCTGGGAGAAGCCGAGAATTATTTTTCGCAGTATTTCGATGCTATAATCGCAGACCCAAAATCGGCCGGAGAAGAGATACAGGAAAGAATAGAAGGTGTCCTGGAACTCATTCCTGATTGTGAGGGAATCTGGTCCAAAGCTTCGGATGTCTTCAGCCATCTGGAGATCAAATCCCGTGCTGCAGAGATCCTTGCGGAACTGATCGCCAGGAACTCACTCAGTGGTGACCCACAGAGGATCAATTTCTACAGGTCCAGGCTGGATCTACTGAAACAGGCGTTGAAACGTGATGAGATCGAGAAAATAGATGCCATAATCTCCGTTGCTGCAGCTGATACTCCAAAGGTGGAGACTCCCGGCACGCCAGATACTTCCGGCCCGGAAGCAGACCTTGACGGTGCGGGCATAAAACTGACAGATTATGCGAGTGAAGTAGCCAGTGACCAGAATGCTGCGATGGGTGAGCCCGCGGCGGTCGAGGCAGAGCATGTCATCGAGGAGGAGCCAGCAGCAGTCGAGACAGAGCATGTCATCGATGAGGAAGCTACAGCAGGCGAAAACGAATATGCTATCGACGAGGAAAATGACAGCGGTGCGGTAGATACTTCAGGCTCCGGCGACCTTTCCGACCTTCTGGAGGAAGAGGACGCAATAATCGAAAACGAATCTTCGATAAAGAATCTGGCTGAAGAGATAACCAGCAATGTGGAAGAAGATGATTTCAGGAGTCATTACGATCTTGGAATGGCATATATAGAGATGGGATTATTCGGTGATGCGGTTAAAGAACTCCAGATCTCGGCAAGGTCCGAGCAGCTTCAGCTTCAGAGTCTTGAAATGGTCGGCCTTTGTTTCCTCTCGATGGATACACCTGGACTTGCGGTAAAGCAGCTTGAGAGGGGCCTCCAGATATCGAAGCAGTCCGGGGGAGAAAGCATGGGAATCCATTATAATCTGGGACTGGCTTTTGAAGCTCTCGATGACCCTGAAAAGGCGAGGGAGCATTTCGAGGAAGTATACATCGTCGATGTGACCTTTCGTGATATCTCCGAAAAAATGAAGAAATTCAGCACTGTTTCCTGA
- a CDS encoding PHP domain-containing protein: MNRPEKVCDLHLHSFYSDGSLSPTEIASRGKKAGLAAISITDHDTLAGQNEALQAAKDHTVEVLPGIEFSVMIDKKEIHILGYLIDISNREITGCCDGLEEARRERAVRIVEKLRGLGLDISMDEVSALSGLGTIGRLHIARILLSGGYISNIQEAFIKYLGDGKAAFVPRKILSLTDATGVIRRAGGVAVWAHPGSAIRSTGMIRKILDAGISGIEAYHPNHTPDITRDILATSEKYDLVCTGGSDFHFTEAMKADIGGVYIEYGVVARLKELAGDI, encoded by the coding sequence ATGAACCGACCTGAAAAAGTCTGCGACCTTCATCTCCACTCATTCTATTCAGATGGGAGCCTTTCTCCGACCGAGATCGCCTCACGAGGGAAAAAGGCCGGACTCGCCGCGATTTCCATAACCGACCATGATACGCTGGCAGGACAGAATGAAGCTCTTCAGGCAGCGAAGGATCATACTGTGGAAGTACTGCCTGGAATAGAATTCAGTGTGATGATCGACAAAAAAGAGATTCATATCCTCGGGTATTTAATTGATATCTCCAATCGGGAAATAACAGGTTGCTGTGATGGCCTCGAAGAAGCCAGACGTGAAAGGGCTGTACGTATAGTTGAAAAACTCCGCGGCCTTGGCCTGGATATTTCGATGGACGAAGTGTCCGCGCTCTCCGGTCTCGGGACGATCGGGAGACTTCATATCGCACGGATTCTCCTGTCAGGTGGATATATTTCTAATATACAGGAGGCTTTCATAAAATATCTGGGCGATGGTAAGGCCGCTTTTGTCCCGCGTAAGATACTGTCGCTTACCGACGCGACGGGAGTGATAAGAAGAGCAGGCGGCGTTGCCGTCTGGGCGCATCCGGGAAGTGCAATCAGATCTACCGGAATGATTCGAAAGATACTCGATGCTGGTATATCGGGAATAGAGGCATATCATCCTAACCATACGCCAGATATTACGAGGGATATACTGGCGACCAGTGAAAAATATGATCTGGTATGTACTGGAGGATCGGATTTTCATTTTACAGAAGCGATGAAGGCTGATATCGGAGGTGTCTATATTGAATATGGCGTCGTCGCCAGGCTGAAAGAACTTGCCGGAGACATTTGA
- a CDS encoding Plug domain-containing protein, with protein MRTVINPGLFSIRSREVVFLFAALLIAGVFLVATDAESRGSFHGSVVADSLAFPGEVFVISSDELADRRINSLEDILDLIPGVSYSRSGPTGSALYISVEGRPMTGVQLLLNGHPFSDPWDGRPLARFIPMSRLRQVEIIYSSSPAITGRSGSGSVINLIIEEGGRKGPLAVGDFSNGRGNRRSRRFWFSTPESFINLTVAYDEYLQDASEAIVSEPGYLIGQYNSRSFMSELRIITDNDESLLLHIQRYEDTYRGTSNVPALPGESDSGEDIRYSGVDSRIELRKNGLELSVGQRLVEMKRNTGITSGLVLSAGGRWHISSGGLDLRMFLTGERVAFENRVSGSYFGPEYSDLRGGISAGGDAGGAGIRWRGGIYSGHHDRVGYWTGGEAGLTRGSPDGFYQKVMLSRRLTLPVAEQLFHPAVDPGLSGTEPAIAGNPDLTAGVMDEISAGVGFYGKLSLDLFARRERERSFYSEEDPLVWNSGGESEVAGGRLKYSDNGSRFGIDYGYLLSAEYFSNRSKFTYGVPEYRLLGGIFLKRLSFKDTETITLRMDSVANGERDWPGATLGRYTVHNLSFSCTVMSAVIHLQYNNIFDTRYETIPGYFMDRRHYRFGFIWYIFD; from the coding sequence ATGAGAACAGTTATCAATCCAGGCCTTTTTTCCATCCGCAGTCGGGAAGTTGTATTTCTTTTCGCGGCACTTCTTATTGCAGGTGTTTTTCTTGTCGCTACGGATGCTGAAAGCCGGGGAAGCTTTCATGGTTCGGTCGTGGCGGATTCTCTGGCATTTCCAGGAGAAGTCTTCGTCATATCATCCGATGAACTGGCAGACCGAAGGATCAATAGCCTGGAGGACATTCTCGACCTGATACCTGGAGTCTCATACAGTCGGAGTGGTCCGACTGGTTCGGCCCTCTATATCTCGGTCGAGGGGCGCCCGATGACGGGAGTCCAGCTGTTGCTCAACGGACATCCATTTTCCGATCCCTGGGACGGCAGGCCTCTTGCGAGGTTCATACCGATGTCCAGGTTGAGGCAGGTGGAGATCATATATTCATCATCTCCTGCCATTACAGGAAGATCCGGTAGCGGAAGCGTGATAAATCTGATAATTGAGGAGGGGGGCAGGAAGGGGCCGCTGGCGGTAGGCGATTTTTCCAATGGCCGGGGAAATCGGCGATCGAGGCGGTTCTGGTTTTCAACTCCCGAGTCGTTCATCAATCTTACGGTCGCCTATGATGAATACCTTCAGGATGCATCCGAGGCCATTGTGTCAGAACCTGGATATCTTATCGGACAATACAATTCGAGATCGTTTATGAGTGAACTCAGGATCATCACCGACAACGACGAATCTCTTCTTCTTCATATACAGAGATATGAGGACACATATAGAGGGACATCGAATGTCCCGGCTCTTCCAGGTGAAAGCGATTCAGGAGAGGATATCAGATACAGTGGAGTCGATTCCCGGATCGAATTGAGAAAAAACGGGTTGGAGCTTTCAGTCGGGCAGCGGCTGGTAGAGATGAAGAGAAATACAGGGATCACTTCAGGTCTTGTTCTGAGCGCAGGGGGAAGGTGGCATATTTCTTCTGGAGGACTCGATCTGAGAATGTTCCTGACAGGTGAAAGGGTTGCTTTTGAGAACAGGGTCTCAGGCAGTTATTTTGGGCCCGAATACAGTGATCTCAGGGGAGGGATCTCGGCTGGTGGAGATGCTGGTGGAGCAGGAATCAGGTGGCGCGGGGGGATTTATTCAGGACACCACGACAGGGTGGGATACTGGACGGGTGGGGAGGCAGGCCTGACCAGGGGATCTCCCGACGGTTTCTATCAGAAAGTGATGTTGTCAAGGCGTCTGACACTACCGGTGGCTGAACAGCTTTTTCATCCGGCGGTGGATCCGGGATTGTCCGGAACGGAACCGGCAATAGCTGGCAATCCTGATCTGACGGCAGGAGTGATGGATGAGATCTCCGCGGGGGTGGGGTTCTACGGGAAGCTGAGTCTCGATCTCTTCGCCAGAAGAGAACGGGAAAGAAGCTTCTACAGTGAGGAAGACCCCCTCGTCTGGAATTCAGGTGGAGAAAGTGAGGTGGCGGGTGGCAGGCTGAAATATTCGGATAACGGGAGTAGATTCGGGATCGATTACGGATATTTGTTATCAGCAGAATATTTTTCGAACAGAAGTAAATTTACATACGGAGTTCCTGAGTACCGTCTCCTTGGCGGTATTTTTCTCAAGAGACTGTCTTTCAAGGACACAGAGACCATCACGCTCAGGATGGATTCAGTCGCGAATGGCGAGAGGGACTGGCCCGGAGCAACGCTTGGAAGATACACTGTCCATAACCTGAGTTTTTCATGTACTGTCATGTCGGCTGTCATACATCTTCAGTACAACAATATCTTTGACACCAGGTATGAGACCATACCAGGGTATTTTATGGATAGACGGCATTATCGTTTCGGATTTATCTGGTACATCTTCGATTGA
- the pilB gene encoding type IV-A pilus assembly ATPase PilB: MKDNIANQLVESSLISKEQMDLALHEQGNSGGSLGYNLVKTGAISEKAFSEFLSQQFQVPAVDLDELQADEHSVELIPAEVATKFQVVPVEREGRVLTVAMANPDNIFAIDDIKFITGLEVRPVVATETSIKRAIDRFYDSADSLAEVMRDMEEDFEIVEEIEDDLGLAEAQSEDAPVVKLVNSLISDAVNKGASDIHVEPFEKTLRVRFRIDGQLHEMMSPPHKMKGAITSRLKIMAELDIAEKRIPQDGRIRIRIGSKKIDLRVSTLPTIFGEKVVMRILDKSNLEVDLTKLGFTPESLEKFLKAIESPYGMVLVTGPTGSGKTTTLYSALANINLPHHNIMTAEDPVEYNLEGINQVMVHEEIGLTFASALKAFLRQDPNIVMVGEIRDLETGSIAVKAALTGHLVLSTLHTNDAPSTINRMIDMGIEPFLVASSTNLIQAQRLIRRLCEQCKKPVEIHPEALRELGIPNEEPFQIFETEGCPKCSGTGYKGRLGLYEVMPISPEIREMILNRCSSMEIKDQAVKEGMLTLRADGIIKLKMGITSLAEVLRETTNK, from the coding sequence TTGAAAGACAATATAGCCAATCAGTTGGTCGAGTCCAGTCTGATCAGTAAAGAACAGATGGATCTCGCGCTGCATGAACAGGGAAATTCGGGTGGAAGCCTGGGGTATAACCTCGTCAAGACAGGGGCTATTTCGGAGAAGGCATTCTCGGAGTTTCTCTCACAGCAGTTTCAGGTACCTGCTGTCGATCTCGACGAGCTGCAGGCCGATGAACATTCTGTTGAACTTATTCCAGCCGAAGTCGCGACAAAATTCCAGGTAGTCCCGGTCGAAAGGGAAGGCAGGGTCCTGACTGTGGCTATGGCCAATCCGGACAATATCTTCGCGATCGACGATATCAAATTTATCACCGGACTTGAAGTACGTCCCGTCGTTGCGACAGAGACATCGATCAAAAGAGCAATCGATCGTTTTTATGACAGTGCAGATTCCCTCGCCGAAGTAATGAGGGATATGGAAGAGGATTTCGAGATCGTGGAGGAGATAGAAGACGATCTCGGACTTGCCGAAGCACAGAGCGAGGACGCTCCTGTCGTCAAGCTTGTCAATTCACTGATCTCAGACGCGGTAAACAAGGGTGCGAGCGATATACATGTAGAACCTTTCGAAAAAACATTGAGAGTACGATTCAGAATAGATGGACAGCTTCACGAGATGATGTCACCTCCTCACAAGATGAAGGGCGCGATCACATCAAGGCTGAAGATCATGGCCGAACTGGATATCGCCGAAAAGCGTATCCCACAGGACGGTCGAATCAGGATAAGGATCGGCAGCAAGAAGATCGACCTCAGGGTCAGTACCCTGCCTACGATCTTCGGCGAAAAAGTCGTGATGCGAATCCTCGACAAGAGTAACCTCGAGGTGGACCTGACCAAGCTTGGGTTCACTCCCGAATCACTCGAAAAATTTCTCAAAGCTATAGAATCTCCATACGGAATGGTCCTTGTGACGGGCCCCACAGGTAGCGGTAAGACTACGACACTGTATTCTGCGCTGGCAAACATCAACCTTCCACACCACAATATCATGACCGCCGAGGATCCGGTCGAGTACAACCTCGAAGGTATAAACCAGGTAATGGTCCATGAAGAGATCGGGCTGACTTTTGCTTCGGCTTTGAAGGCTTTTCTGCGGCAGGATCCCAATATCGTGATGGTCGGTGAGATCAGGGATCTCGAGACCGGTTCTATCGCGGTCAAGGCTGCGTTGACCGGCCATCTGGTCCTCAGCACTCTTCATACTAATGATGCTCCAAGTACTATCAACCGTATGATCGACATGGGGATCGAACCGTTTCTTGTGGCCAGCTCGACCAACCTTATCCAGGCTCAGCGACTTATCAGAAGACTTTGCGAACAATGTAAAAAACCGGTAGAGATCCATCCGGAGGCTCTTCGCGAACTTGGGATCCCGAACGAGGAACCCTTCCAGATATTCGAAACTGAAGGATGTCCGAAATGCAGCGGAACAGGGTACAAGGGAAGGCTTGGTCTTTATGAGGTCATGCCGATCTCACCGGAGATAAGAGAGATGATCCTCAATCGCTGTTCGTCTATGGAGATCAAGGATCAGGCGGTCAAAGAGGGTATGCTCACTCTTCGTGCCGACGGGATAATCAAACTAAAGATGGGTATCACTTCCCTCGCGGAAGTACTCAGGGAAACGACAAACAAGTAA
- a CDS encoding type IV pilus twitching motility protein PilT → MLNLRDLLQEMIEKKASDLHITAGVPPMLRVDGVIHKTNHPVTTPEISKQIAYSVLTEEQQKRFENEKELDFSFGVQGLSRFRANVYQQRGVTSVAIRQIPFEILDFGKLGLPPVVKTFADKQKGLILVTGPTGSGKSTTLASLIDKINNERQAHVITIEDPIEYIHQHKQCIVNQREVRADTETFASALKHVLRQDPDVILIGEMRDLETMQAALTIAETGHLALATLHTNSTFESINRIVDNFPAAQQSQVRAQLAFVLEGVLTQQLIPHISGRGRVLVAEVMMCTPAIRAVIRDDKIHQIYGLMQAGHKYGMQTMNQALFAAYCDRKISLEEAMRRTSDSVELEQMLGERAGTGMKY, encoded by the coding sequence ATGCTGAATCTGAGAGACCTGCTCCAGGAAATGATCGAGAAGAAGGCAAGTGACCTTCATATAACTGCCGGCGTGCCGCCGATGCTGCGGGTGGACGGTGTCATTCACAAGACCAATCACCCGGTGACTACGCCCGAGATAAGCAAACAGATCGCTTACAGCGTACTTACCGAGGAGCAGCAGAAACGTTTCGAGAATGAGAAAGAGTTGGACTTTTCATTCGGTGTACAGGGTCTCTCGCGCTTCAGGGCAAATGTCTATCAGCAGAGGGGCGTGACAAGCGTCGCCATCAGGCAGATCCCCTTCGAGATCCTCGACTTTGGTAAACTCGGTCTGCCTCCGGTCGTGAAGACTTTTGCTGACAAACAAAAGGGCCTCATCCTTGTGACAGGCCCTACGGGAAGCGGGAAATCGACCACACTGGCAAGCCTGATAGACAAGATCAATAATGAGCGGCAGGCGCATGTGATCACCATAGAAGATCCGATAGAGTATATCCATCAGCACAAACAGTGTATTGTAAATCAAAGAGAAGTCAGAGCCGATACAGAGACTTTCGCTTCAGCCCTCAAACATGTATTGAGACAGGATCCCGATGTCATCCTTATAGGAGAGATGCGTGATCTCGAGACGATGCAGGCAGCTCTGACAATAGCCGAGACGGGCCATCTCGCTCTGGCTACCCTCCATACAAACTCGACATTCGAGTCGATCAACAGGATAGTCGACAACTTTCCAGCTGCACAGCAGTCACAGGTAAGAGCACAGCTCGCGTTCGTTCTGGAGGGAGTGCTTACCCAGCAGCTGATACCGCATATTTCAGGCAGGGGAAGGGTTCTGGTCGCCGAGGTGATGATGTGTACTCCCGCAATCCGGGCGGTCATCCGCGACGACAAGATACACCAGATATACGGCCTGATGCAGGCCGGCCATAAATACGGGATGCAGACCATGAATCAGGCTCTTTTCGCGGCCTATTGTGACCGGAAGATCTCACTCGAAGAGGCGATGAGAAGGACTTCAGACTCGGTCGAACTCGAGCAGATGCTTGGCGAAAGAGCTGGAACCGGGATGAAGTACTAG
- a CDS encoding type II secretion system F family protein has protein sequence MATTFIWKGRTPTGEVLSGEYTAESKTELINHLRKRKIIITHIRNKPKDIQINFGLNNKISVKDMSIFTRQFATMINAGLPMVQCLDILSSQLEKPRFKQIVTEVMSDVESGATLAEALNKHDDFGELFVNMVDAGEAGGILDIILTRLAQYLEKADALRRKVKGAMTYPTIVFCVAGGATIFMLMVIIPTFAKMFSDFGGELPLPTQIVMMLSDFLRANWYLLLGGLIGSVIGIKKYYKTESGHFRIDQMMLRLPILGNVVRKGAVARFTRTLGTLISSGVPILNGLEITARTSGNKVIEKAIMDTKQSISEGNTIVDPLRKSGVFPPMVVQMIGVGEQTGALDEMLDKVADFYDDEVDTAVDALTAAIEPIMIVVMGFIVGGMLIAMYLPMFKLVTVVGG, from the coding sequence ATGGCGACGACATTCATATGGAAAGGCAGGACACCGACAGGAGAAGTATTGTCGGGAGAGTATACTGCCGAGAGCAAGACGGAGTTGATAAATCATCTGCGTAAGCGCAAGATTATCATCACTCATATCAGGAACAAACCGAAGGATATCCAGATCAACTTCGGCCTGAACAACAAGATATCGGTGAAGGATATGAGTATCTTCACAAGGCAGTTCGCGACGATGATCAATGCGGGACTTCCGATGGTGCAGTGTCTTGATATCCTCTCGAGCCAGCTTGAGAAACCACGCTTCAAGCAGATCGTGACCGAGGTGATGAGCGATGTCGAGTCGGGAGCGACCCTTGCTGAGGCATTGAACAAACACGATGATTTCGGTGAGCTTTTTGTCAACATGGTCGATGCCGGCGAAGCAGGTGGTATTCTCGATATCATCCTCACCAGGCTTGCCCAGTATCTCGAGAAGGCAGACGCGCTGAGAAGGAAGGTCAAGGGCGCGATGACTTATCCGACCATCGTCTTCTGCGTTGCGGGCGGTGCCACCATCTTCATGCTAATGGTGATCATTCCGACATTCGCGAAGATGTTCAGCGATTTTGGTGGGGAGCTGCCTCTGCCTACACAGATAGTGATGATGCTCAGTGATTTTCTTCGGGCCAACTGGTACCTCCTCCTCGGAGGGCTTATCGGTTCGGTCATCGGAATAAAGAAGTATTACAAGACCGAGAGCGGACATTTCCGGATCGACCAGATGATGCTCAGGCTTCCCATTCTGGGCAACGTGGTCCGTAAGGGCGCGGTCGCCAGATTCACGAGGACACTGGGGACTCTTATCTCAAGTGGTGTCCCGATACTCAACGGCCTTGAGATCACGGCACGTACTTCCGGCAACAAGGTCATAGAAAAAGCGATCATGGATACGAAACAGAGTATCAGTGAAGGTAATACTATCGTAGACCCGCTCAGAAAGTCCGGAGTGTTTCCTCCGATGGTCGTACAGATGATCGGAGTAGGTGAGCAGACCGGTGCTCTTGATGAGATGCTCGACAAGGTGGCGGATTTCTACGATGACGAAGTAGATACTGCAGTCGATGCGCTTACAGCGGCTATTGAGCCGATAATGATAGTCGTCATGGGATTCATAGTCGGTGGAATGCTGATCGCGATGTATCTGCCGATGTTCAAACTCGTCACTGTAGTTGGCGGGTAA
- a CDS encoding PAS domain S-box protein yields MKRLILLRMIMSTLIIGAAIMVRHLRAGAGPVVPFYSILGLYYLSNAATWFAILNKIEIKLLVRLMTAIDIATLMIVTHYTGGASSYFTILLVLPIVISGEYFQVAGGLTAAGLVTSLYFSYSFLEMGGIIEIPVGNWTGNSAGMDMVGQLLRGYLHMVLFVLTGLLSGYISQHILHKGEQLADREKQIRQIKLDTDSILMNMSSGLVVINMGGEVLSLNPSAMSILKLDQDEKYKGQAVDIVLRHMPELVDELEFVLESGMPRKRHEVELANADGSMLPLGISISLLKDESGDTRGVIAIFQDLTEVKEMREKMRQADRMAAVGELSAAIAHEVRAPLASICGSIEMLKGEFELTGDNAELMDLIIRESDRLDRIISDFLEYSRLRKPSFTPTDMDKCLRDTVLLLKHAPNVSYNAKIHFDRKTPGARIYADEEQIRQILLNLGINACQAIGRNGNLTISLNKVMSRLSENGHEEECVRIDFENDGPEIPEEVLPHVFEPFYTTREGGTGLGLAIVARIVESHSGLINVRSTKNENTVFSVILPVYSVRADDDQEIVNEEESNYLQGV; encoded by the coding sequence TTGAAAAGACTGATCCTGCTCCGGATGATCATGTCCACGCTGATCATCGGTGCGGCGATAATGGTAAGGCATCTGCGTGCAGGAGCCGGACCGGTCGTGCCGTTTTACAGTATCCTCGGACTTTACTATCTGAGTAACGCGGCAACCTGGTTCGCAATACTTAATAAAATAGAGATCAAGCTTCTTGTAAGGTTAATGACGGCCATCGATATAGCCACGCTGATGATCGTCACTCACTATACCGGTGGTGCCTCCTCGTATTTTACGATCCTCCTTGTTCTGCCCATCGTGATTTCCGGTGAATATTTTCAGGTCGCGGGTGGACTGACAGCGGCAGGGCTGGTGACATCGCTGTATTTTTCATATTCATTTCTGGAGATGGGTGGGATCATCGAGATTCCCGTGGGTAACTGGACAGGGAACAGCGCCGGGATGGATATGGTCGGGCAACTTCTCCGGGGATATCTCCATATGGTGTTGTTTGTCCTGACGGGCCTTCTCAGCGGATATATATCACAACACATCCTTCATAAGGGCGAGCAACTGGCCGACAGGGAAAAACAGATCCGACAGATCAAACTCGATACAGACAGTATTCTGATGAACATGAGCAGCGGACTGGTCGTGATCAATATGGGTGGTGAGGTCCTCTCCCTGAATCCCTCGGCCATGAGTATTCTGAAGCTCGATCAGGATGAGAAGTACAAGGGGCAGGCAGTCGATATAGTACTCAGGCATATGCCGGAGTTGGTTGATGAACTCGAATTTGTGCTGGAAAGCGGAATGCCCAGAAAGAGACATGAGGTCGAACTGGCCAATGCTGATGGAAGCATGCTTCCACTTGGGATCAGCATTTCTCTACTCAAGGACGAGTCTGGAGACACGCGCGGTGTAATAGCTATCTTTCAGGATCTGACCGAAGTCAAGGAGATGCGTGAGAAGATGCGCCAGGCCGATCGCATGGCGGCCGTAGGTGAACTTTCGGCGGCGATAGCTCACGAAGTCCGTGCTCCACTTGCTTCGATCTGTGGATCGATAGAGATGCTGAAAGGTGAGTTCGAGCTTACTGGAGATAATGCCGAGCTGATGGACCTGATCATCAGGGAATCGGACCGCCTGGACAGGATCATCTCGGATTTCCTCGAGTACTCCAGACTTCGCAAGCCATCGTTCACTCCGACCGATATGGATAAATGTCTGAGGGATACGGTACTTCTGCTCAAACATGCTCCGAATGTGAGTTACAACGCGAAGATTCATTTCGACAGGAAAACCCCCGGAGCCAGGATATACGCTGATGAGGAACAGATACGGCAGATCCTGCTCAATCTGGGGATCAACGCCTGTCAGGCCATCGGGAGGAATGGAAACCTGACTATTTCCTTGAATAAGGTTATGAGCAGGTTGTCAGAGAATGGACACGAAGAGGAATGTGTCCGGATAGACTTCGAGAACGACGGGCCCGAGATACCGGAAGAGGTGCTGCCTCATGTCTTCGAGCCTTTCTATACAACCCGTGAAGGCGGGACAGGACTCGGACTGGCGATCGTCGCGAGAATTGTGGAGAGCCATTCCGGTCTTATCAATGTGCGTAGTACGAAAAATGAAAACACGGTTTTCTCGGTAATACTTCCCGTGTATTCGGTACGCGCCGATGACGATCAGGAGATCGTCAATGAAGAAGAATCCAATTATTTGCAGGGTGTTTAA